One genomic region from Salvia hispanica cultivar TCC Black 2014 chromosome 2, UniMelb_Shisp_WGS_1.0, whole genome shotgun sequence encodes:
- the LOC125208600 gene encoding protein kinase STUNTED-like → MVAAAAEDCSAGRTVVVGVKLDSYSRELLTWALVKVAHAGDRVIALHVLKNNEIVDRDGKSSLLSLVKAFDSILEVYEGFCNLKQVDLKLKICRGSSIQKILVREAKSYYASEVIVGTAQTHHTIRSSASVAKYCAKKLSKECSVLAVNNGKIVFHRESSLAASRVSVKELEHNRRNGLLSALQRSFSKNIKVLNEGGDPIRPMLTWGESGCGEPDSVEQKCSICTPDSVAWHESCSGEAEVASKDEGERDSLMAIVPVKKVEVASGSVSLLLGGLSEVKPGWPLLRHAMVRNTSSSQIQQVRQISVVQWAMRLPSRYGFFIENSTRKDSDSSNHDQDHQLDGESGAIVPVGNEAVSVPSSPDSVSRSLPEELEGLHEKYSATCRLFKFRELELATSNFRKGSIIGKGGSSQVYRGCLPDGKELAVKILNPSETALKEFVLEIEIITAIHHKNIISLFGFCFEDNHLLLVYDFLSRGSLEDNLHGDKKDPFSFGWNERYRVAIGVAEALEYLHNREGQPVIHRDVKSSNILLFDDFEPQLSDFGLAKWASPNSTHITCSDVAGTFGYLAPEYFMYGKVNEKIDVYAYGVVLLELLSGRKPISNNCLKGQESLVMWAKPILTSGKFTTLLDPNLGSNYDHDQVERMILAASLCIRRAPRARPQMGQVLKLLRGDHEAVKWARLQVNASEGPVHIEVSNSVEGFDAIDDETISQSNMQSHLDLAMLGVEEDMLSVSSIEQRVSLEDYLRGRWSRSSSLD, encoded by the exons ATGGTGGCTGCCGCCGCCGAAGACTGCTCCGCCGGGCGCACGGTGGTGGTGGGCGTCAAGCTCGACTCCTACAGCAGAGAGCTCCTCACATGGGCTCTCGTTAAAGTCGCCCACGCCGGTGATCGCGTCATCGCTCTCCATGTTCTCAAGAACAacg AAATTGTTGATCGTGATGGAAAATCATCCCTTCTCTCTCTGGTTAAAGCTTTTGATTCAATTCTCGAAGTTTATGAAGGATTCTGTAACTTAAAGCag GTTGATCTCAAGCTAAAGATATGCAGAGGTTCATCGATTCAGAAAATCCTCGTTCGTGAAGCTAAATCTTACTATGCATCGGAAGTTATAGTGGGAACGGCTCAAACTCATCACACGATTCGTTCTTCAGCATCCGTTGCTAAATACTGTGCAAAGAAACTGTCAAAGGAATGTTCTGTGTTGGCTGTGAATAATGGGAAAATTGTGTTTCACCGCGAATCCAGTTTGGCAGCATCGCGTGTTAGTGTCAAAG AACTTGAACATAATCGTAGGAATGGTTTACTTTCTGCTCTGCAAAGATCGTTCAGCAAGAACATCAAAGTGCTTAACGAAGGTGGTGATCCGATTAGGCCAATGCTCACATGGGGAGAAAGTGGCTGTGGTGAACCAGACTCGGTTGAGCAGAAATGCTCGATTTGCACGCCAGATTCAGTGGCGTGGCATGAGTCGTGCAGTGGGGAAGCTGAGGTGGCTTCAAAGGATGAAGGTGAGAGGGATTCTTTGATGGCGATTGTTCCAGTGAAGAAGGTGGAGGTTGCATCCGGTTCGGTATCGTTGTTGCTAGGGGGATTGTCTGAAGTGAAGCCTGGTTGGCCGCTTCTTCGCCATGCCATGGTTCGTAACACGAGCTCTTCACAGATTCAGCAAGTGAGGCAGATATCCGTGGTTCAGTGGGCGATGAGGCTACCGAGTAGATATGGTTTTTTTATCGAGAATTCGACTAGGAAAGACTCTGACTCCTCAAATCATGACCAAGATCATCAACTAGATGGAGAGAGTGGTGCAATTGTTCCTGTTGGGAATGAGGCCGTGTCTGTTCCATCGAGCCCCGACTCCGTTTCAAGGTCCTTGCCGGAGGAGCTGGAGGGCCTTCACGAGAAGTACTCCGCCACGTGCAGACTGTTTAAGTTCAGGGAACTTGAGTTAGCTACCTCCAACTTCAGAAAAG GGAGCATAATAGGTAAAGGAGGCAGTAGTCAGGTTTATCGAGGTTGCCTTCCCGACGGGAAGGAGCTTGCCGTGAAGATCTTGAATCCATCCGAGACTGCTCTGAAGGAGTTTGTCCTAGAAATCGAGATCATCACCGCGATACATCACAAAAACATCATCTCACTCTTTGGATTCTGTTTTGAAGACAATCATCTTCTCTTGGTGTATGATTTTCTATCAAGAGGAAGCCTTGAAGATAATCTTCATG GTGATAAAAAGGATCCGTTCTCGTTTGGGTGGAACGAGAGGTATAGGGTCGCTATAGGCGTCGCTGAGGCTTTGGAGTATCTTCACAACAGAGAAGGGCAGCCTGTGATCCACAGAGATGTTAAGTCATCAAACATACTTCTATTCGATGATTTCGAGCCTCAG CTTTCAGACTTTGGGCTTGCGAAATGGGCATCACCGAATTCGACTCACATAACGTGCTCTGACGTTGCTGGCACGTTCGG ATATTTGGCTCCTGAGTATTTCATGTATGGGAAGGTAAACGAGAAGATAGACGTCTACGCCTATGGAGTAGTTCTTCTTGAGCTTCTCTCAGGGAGGAAACCGATAAGCAACAACTGCCTGAAAGGACAAGAGAGCCTTGTTATGTGG GCGAAGCCAATTCTGACATCGGGAAAGTTCACCACGTTGCTTGATCCGAATCTAGGAAGCAACTATGATCATGATCAAGTGGAGAGGATGATTCTAGCTGCTTCACTCTGCATCAGACGTGCACCACGTGCTCGACCCCAAATGGGCCAA GTTTTGAAGCTTCTCCGAGGCGATCATGAGGCCGTGAAGTGGGCTAGACTGCAAGTGAACGCTTCTGAAGGGCCGGTCCACATAGAAGTTAGCAACTCCGTGGAAGGGTTTGATGCAATTGACGACGAAACCATCTCACAATCCAATATGCAGTCCCACCTCGACCTTGCAATGCTTGGCGTGGAGGAGGACATGCTCTCCGTGAGTAGCATCGAGCAGAGGGTTTCCTTGGAAGATTATCTACGAGGAAGGTGGAGTCGCTCTTCCAGCCTCGACTAA